From the genome of Haloterrigena sp. KLK7, one region includes:
- the lrp gene encoding HTH-type transcriptional regulator Lrp, whose product MTYENLDAKLVNELLGDGRASLRSLGEELDVSVTTVSNHLSDLEEQGVIEGYTPRVDYDAVGYDVTAVVQLQVEGNALPDVTDTLRDHSQMISVYEVTGDYDVIAIGKFTDTDDMNDEIKELLTDPDIKASNTSVVLNAVSENEQFELEVDDS is encoded by the coding sequence ATGACGTACGAAAATCTCGATGCAAAACTAGTGAATGAACTCCTGGGTGACGGGCGGGCGAGCCTCCGTAGCCTCGGCGAGGAGCTCGACGTTTCGGTGACGACCGTCTCGAATCACCTCTCCGATCTCGAGGAACAGGGCGTAATCGAGGGCTACACGCCGCGGGTGGATTACGACGCGGTCGGCTACGACGTCACGGCCGTCGTTCAGCTCCAGGTCGAAGGGAACGCCCTCCCCGACGTCACCGACACGCTTCGCGACCACTCCCAGATGATCTCGGTCTACGAGGTCACCGGCGACTACGACGTCATCGCCATCGGCAAGTTCACCGACACCGACGACATGAACGACGAGATCAAGGAACTGCTGACCGATCCGGATATCAAGGCCTCGAACACGAGCGTCGTCCTCAACGCGGTCAGCGAGAACGAGCAGTTCGAGCTCGAGGTCGACGATAGCTAA
- a CDS encoding alpha-1 4-glucan-protein synthase, producing MSQDICVVVPTIREYECMRSYFENAREHGFDLSRLHVVLVTEDFCETDAMERMLEEEGVSGEVFDGSRREEWYADHDIAQYGHVVPAASHAETSFGLLYMWAHDEFDYGFFIDDDTLPHDEEDFFGTHMRNLAFGGEVEAVSSDEQWVNVLYQNADEHGLYPRGYPYSAMGETVETGTTEVESGQVVASQGLWTNVPDLDAVRILMDGDLEGQAQTRTTRDDFGDDFVAARGNYLTVCSMNLAFRREVIPAFYQLPMDDNEWDVGRFDDIWSGVFLKRACDVLGKRIYNGAPLCEHNKAPRSTFDDLNNEVPGLELNEHLWRVIDDAGENADSYADVFEAMARELSRGDWDEYNNGAFFNYVGDHMLDWLECLDRLETRDRSTAVAENRRI from the coding sequence ATGAGTCAGGACATCTGCGTCGTCGTACCGACGATACGGGAGTACGAGTGCATGCGCTCGTACTTCGAGAACGCGCGCGAACACGGGTTCGACCTCTCGCGGCTCCACGTCGTCCTCGTCACCGAGGACTTCTGCGAGACCGACGCGATGGAACGGATGCTCGAGGAGGAAGGCGTCTCGGGCGAGGTCTTCGACGGCAGTCGCCGCGAGGAGTGGTACGCCGACCACGATATCGCGCAGTACGGCCACGTCGTACCGGCGGCCAGTCACGCCGAGACGAGCTTCGGGCTGCTCTATATGTGGGCCCACGACGAGTTCGACTACGGCTTCTTTATCGACGACGATACGCTCCCCCACGACGAGGAGGACTTCTTCGGGACGCACATGCGGAACCTCGCCTTCGGCGGCGAGGTCGAGGCGGTTTCTTCCGACGAGCAGTGGGTCAACGTCCTCTACCAGAACGCCGACGAGCACGGCCTCTACCCCCGCGGCTATCCGTACTCTGCGATGGGCGAGACCGTCGAGACCGGCACGACCGAGGTCGAATCCGGACAGGTCGTCGCCTCGCAGGGCCTGTGGACCAACGTCCCCGATCTCGACGCCGTCCGCATTCTGATGGACGGCGACCTCGAGGGACAGGCCCAGACCCGCACGACGAGAGACGACTTCGGCGACGACTTCGTCGCCGCGCGGGGGAACTACCTCACCGTCTGCTCGATGAACCTCGCCTTCCGCCGCGAGGTGATCCCCGCGTTCTACCAGCTCCCGATGGACGACAACGAGTGGGACGTCGGCCGCTTCGACGACATCTGGTCGGGTGTCTTCCTCAAGCGCGCCTGCGACGTGCTCGGCAAGCGCATCTACAACGGTGCACCGCTCTGCGAGCACAACAAGGCCCCCCGCAGCACCTTCGACGACCTCAACAACGAGGTCCCGGGACTCGAGTTGAACGAACATCTGTGGAGAGTGATAGACGATGCGGGCGAAAACGCCGACTCCTACGCCGACGTCTTCGAAGCGATGGCCCGCGAACTCTCTCGCGGCGACTGGGACGAGTACAACAACGGCGCCTTCTTCAACTACGTCGGCGACCACATGCTCGACTGGCTCGAGTGTCTCGACCGGCTCGAGACCCGCGATCGATCGACGGCCGTTGCCGAGAATCGACGCATATAA
- a CDS encoding ABC transporter ATP-binding protein: protein MSTTDDETPFDAYREHVDRPLWRLFQEYAPDRLGWFTAGMLANFVARMASLVPPLLLGTAIDAVFTGDGAFELPIVPNAWLPTDQMAQFWFTIAAVAVSFLIVALFTWIYGVTANLFAHGVMHAVRVDSFEKMQRLDMTFFDDKETGEVMAVLNNDTQNLEMFLDNALMNSARLLVMVGGIAGVLFYLNWQLAIVTLVAIPAMVAFTIWFMRVVEPRYARQRSAVGWLNTRLENSLSAVTLTKATNSESHEIDRVRQASRRLYEDTMAVLRLSYFYRPGMELLAGLAFAGTFLVGGLWLATGTAPGPLTGSLSVGDFVVFLFMTQRIVAPLAEVSNIVDQYENAKASSERVFGLMDIPVHVADPEDPVELDALEGRVEYEDVTFSYDASEAHVGEETAFEESVIRDVSFTADPGETVAFVGPTGAGKSTLVKLLLRLYDVQSGSIRIDGHDVRELSLADLRSSIGYVSQETVLFDGTIADNIRYGQFEADDEAVREAARAARAHEFIADLPDGYETRVGEEGVKLSGGQRQRIALARVVLADPALVVLDEATSAVDTKTELQIQQSIERLTAERTTLTIAHRLSTIKGADTILVIEDGEIVERGDHGELLDANGRYAMLWAAQAGDRETAAEALTDGDD from the coding sequence GTGAGTACCACCGACGACGAGACGCCGTTCGACGCCTACCGCGAGCACGTCGACCGCCCGCTGTGGCGACTCTTTCAGGAATACGCGCCCGATCGGCTGGGCTGGTTCACCGCGGGGATGCTCGCCAACTTCGTCGCGCGGATGGCGAGCCTCGTCCCGCCGCTGTTGCTGGGTACCGCCATCGACGCCGTCTTCACCGGCGACGGCGCGTTCGAGTTGCCGATCGTCCCCAACGCCTGGCTGCCGACCGACCAGATGGCCCAGTTCTGGTTCACCATCGCCGCCGTCGCGGTTTCGTTTCTCATCGTCGCCCTCTTCACCTGGATCTACGGCGTCACCGCTAACCTGTTCGCCCACGGCGTGATGCACGCCGTGCGCGTCGACTCCTTCGAGAAGATGCAGCGCCTGGACATGACCTTCTTCGACGACAAGGAGACCGGCGAGGTCATGGCGGTGCTGAACAACGACACGCAGAACCTCGAGATGTTCCTCGACAACGCGCTGATGAACTCCGCGCGGCTGCTGGTGATGGTCGGCGGAATCGCCGGCGTCCTCTTCTATCTCAACTGGCAACTGGCGATCGTCACCCTCGTGGCGATCCCGGCGATGGTCGCCTTCACGATCTGGTTCATGCGCGTCGTCGAACCCCGGTACGCTCGCCAGCGCTCCGCCGTCGGCTGGCTCAACACCCGCCTCGAGAACAGCCTCTCGGCGGTCACGCTGACGAAGGCGACCAACAGCGAGTCCCACGAGATCGATCGCGTGCGGCAGGCGTCGCGGCGGCTCTACGAGGACACGATGGCCGTCCTCCGACTCTCGTACTTCTACCGGCCCGGCATGGAACTGCTCGCCGGGCTCGCCTTCGCCGGGACCTTCCTCGTCGGCGGCCTCTGGCTCGCGACCGGCACGGCGCCCGGGCCGCTGACCGGCAGCCTCTCGGTCGGCGACTTCGTCGTCTTCCTCTTCATGACCCAGCGGATCGTCGCCCCGCTGGCCGAAGTATCGAACATCGTCGACCAGTACGAGAACGCCAAGGCCTCGAGCGAGCGCGTCTTCGGCCTGATGGACATTCCGGTCCACGTCGCCGACCCCGAGGACCCGGTCGAACTCGACGCCCTCGAGGGTCGCGTCGAGTACGAGGACGTCACCTTTAGCTACGACGCCAGCGAGGCCCACGTCGGCGAGGAGACGGCCTTCGAGGAGTCCGTCATCCGGGACGTCTCCTTTACGGCCGACCCCGGCGAGACGGTCGCCTTCGTCGGCCCGACCGGCGCCGGCAAGTCGACGCTCGTCAAACTGCTCCTCCGGCTGTACGACGTGCAGTCGGGTTCGATCCGGATCGACGGCCACGACGTCCGGGAACTCTCGCTGGCCGACCTCCGATCGTCGATCGGCTACGTCAGTCAGGAGACGGTCCTCTTCGACGGGACAATCGCGGACAACATCCGCTACGGCCAGTTCGAGGCCGACGACGAGGCGGTCCGCGAGGCCGCGCGGGCGGCCCGAGCCCACGAGTTCATCGCCGACCTCCCCGATGGCTACGAGACCCGCGTCGGCGAGGAGGGAGTCAAACTCTCGGGCGGTCAACGACAGCGGATCGCGCTCGCGCGCGTCGTCCTCGCTGATCCGGCGCTCGTCGTGTTGGACGAGGCGACCAGCGCCGTCGACACGAAGACCGAACTACAGATCCAGCAGTCGATCGAGCGGCTCACCGCGGAGCGGACGACGCTGACGATCGCCCACCGCCTCTCGACGATCAAGGGCGCGGACACGATCCTCGTGATCGAGGACGGCGAAATCGTCGAACGCGGGGATCACGGGGAGTTACTGGACGCGAACGGCCGGTACGCGATGCTGTGGGCGGCTCAGGCCGGAGATCGCGAAACGGCCGCCGAAGCCCTGACCGACGGGGACGACTGA
- the thsB gene encoding thermosome subunit beta: MSQRMQQGQPMIVMSEDSQRVKDKDAQDYNISAARAVAEAVRSTLGPKGMDKMLVDSMGSVTITNDGVTILQEMDIDNPTAEMIIEVAETQEDEAGDGTTTAVAIAGELLKNAEDLLEQEIHPTAIIKGFHMASEQAREEIDDIAQDVDTEDEELLRSVAETSMTGKGTEVNKEHLSQLIIDAVKQVTVEDEEGNNVVDLEFLNIETQTGRSAGESDLLEGGIVDKDPVHDNMPTEATDADILLLNEAIEVEETDVDTEVSVTDPDQLQKFLDREEKQLREKVDTIADLGADVVFCQKGIDDLAQHYLAKEGILAVRRAKKSDLEFLSEVVGASVVSDLESATEDDLGFGDVTRDDEDELFYVEGEDAHGVTLLLRGSTDHVVDELERGVNDALDVVAQTVSDGRVLAGGGAIEVELASRLRDYADSVSGREQLAVEAFADSLELVPRVLAENAGLDSIDTLVDLRAAHDDGDIEAGLNVFTGDVEDTFEAGVVEPAHAKEQAVTSAAEAANLVLKIDDIISAGDLSTDKGGDEEGGAPGGAGGMGGMGGGMGGMM; encoded by the coding sequence ATGAGCCAGCGAATGCAGCAGGGTCAGCCGATGATCGTAATGAGCGAGGATTCCCAGCGCGTCAAGGACAAGGACGCGCAGGATTACAACATCAGCGCGGCCCGTGCGGTCGCCGAGGCCGTCCGTTCCACACTCGGTCCGAAGGGGATGGACAAGATGCTCGTCGACTCGATGGGCTCGGTCACCATCACCAACGACGGCGTCACCATCCTCCAGGAGATGGACATCGACAACCCGACGGCCGAGATGATCATCGAGGTCGCCGAGACCCAGGAGGACGAGGCTGGCGACGGCACCACGACGGCCGTCGCGATCGCCGGCGAACTCCTCAAGAACGCCGAGGACCTCCTCGAGCAGGAGATCCACCCGACGGCGATCATCAAGGGCTTCCACATGGCCTCCGAGCAGGCCCGCGAGGAGATCGACGACATCGCCCAGGACGTCGACACCGAGGACGAGGAACTGCTGCGCTCGGTCGCCGAGACCTCGATGACCGGCAAGGGCACCGAGGTCAACAAGGAGCACCTCTCCCAGCTCATCATCGACGCGGTCAAGCAGGTCACCGTCGAGGACGAGGAGGGCAACAACGTCGTCGACCTCGAGTTCCTCAACATCGAGACCCAGACCGGCCGTAGCGCCGGCGAGTCCGACCTGCTCGAGGGCGGCATCGTGGACAAGGACCCCGTCCACGACAACATGCCGACCGAGGCCACCGACGCCGACATCCTGCTGCTCAACGAGGCCATCGAGGTCGAAGAGACCGACGTCGACACCGAGGTCTCCGTCACCGACCCCGACCAGCTCCAGAAGTTCCTCGACCGCGAGGAGAAACAGCTCCGCGAGAAGGTCGACACGATCGCCGACCTCGGCGCCGACGTCGTCTTCTGCCAGAAGGGCATCGACGACCTCGCCCAGCACTACCTCGCCAAGGAGGGCATCCTCGCCGTCCGCCGCGCCAAGAAGTCCGACCTCGAGTTCCTCTCGGAGGTCGTCGGCGCGTCGGTCGTCTCCGACCTCGAGAGCGCGACCGAGGACGACCTCGGCTTCGGCGACGTCACCCGCGACGACGAAGACGAACTGTTCTACGTCGAGGGCGAGGACGCCCACGGCGTCACCCTCCTGCTCCGCGGCTCGACCGACCACGTCGTCGACGAACTCGAGCGCGGCGTCAACGACGCGCTCGACGTCGTCGCCCAGACCGTCTCCGACGGCCGCGTTCTCGCCGGCGGCGGCGCCATCGAGGTCGAACTCGCCTCGCGCCTGCGCGACTACGCCGACTCCGTCTCCGGCCGCGAACAGCTGGCCGTCGAGGCCTTCGCCGACTCGCTCGAGCTCGTCCCGCGCGTGCTCGCCGAGAACGCGGGTCTCGACTCCATCGACACGCTCGTCGACCTGCGCGCGGCCCACGACGACGGCGACATCGAGGCCGGTCTGAACGTCTTCACCGGCGACGTCGAGGACACCTTCGAGGCCGGCGTCGTCGAACCGGCCCACGCCAAGGAGCAGGCCGTCACCTCCGCCGCTGAGGCCGCGAACCTGGTCCTCAAAATCGACGACATCATCTCCGCCGGCGACCTGTCGACCGATAAGGGCGGCGACGAAGAGGGCGGCGCGCCCGGCGGTGCCGGCGGCATGGGCGGCATGGGCGGCGGCATGGGCGGCATGATGTGA
- the glnA gene encoding type I glutamate--ammonia ligase translates to MTSGNITEAEQAVLDEIEEKDVDFLRLQFTDILGTVKNVSVPARQAEKAFSEGIYFDGSSIEGFVRIQESDMRLVPDPDTFAVLPWRQKEDSAAARMICDVYNTSTGEPFEGDPRRVLKNALDRAEELGYEVNAAPEPEFFLFEEDEEGRATTKTNDAGGYFDLAPKDLASDVRRDIIYGLEDMGFEIEASHHEVAEGQHEINFEYDDALATADNVATFRTVVRAIAAQHDLHATFMPKPIPKINGSGMHTHFSLFEDGENAFHDEDDEFNLSDEAHSFLAGILEHAPAITAVADPTVNSYKRLVPGYEAPVYVAWSDRNRSALIRKPAARTPAASRIEARFPDPSCNPYLAFAALIHAGLDGIENDLDCPDPVRENIYEFDEQKREEYGIETLPSNLGEAVEALEEDEVIYDALGEHVAPKFVEAKSQEFEEYLVDVSQWEIDRYLETF, encoded by the coding sequence ATGACAAGCGGAAACATCACTGAGGCCGAGCAGGCGGTATTAGACGAGATCGAGGAGAAAGACGTCGATTTCCTCCGTCTCCAGTTTACTGACATTCTCGGAACGGTAAAGAACGTCTCCGTTCCCGCCCGCCAGGCCGAGAAGGCCTTCAGCGAGGGTATTTACTTCGACGGGTCCTCGATTGAGGGATTCGTCCGCATTCAGGAATCGGACATGCGCTTGGTCCCCGACCCGGACACCTTCGCCGTCCTCCCGTGGCGCCAGAAGGAGGACAGCGCCGCGGCCCGGATGATCTGTGACGTCTACAACACCTCCACGGGCGAACCCTTCGAGGGCGACCCGCGCCGCGTCCTCAAGAACGCGCTCGACCGCGCCGAGGAACTGGGCTACGAGGTCAACGCCGCGCCCGAACCGGAGTTCTTCCTGTTCGAGGAGGACGAGGAGGGCCGCGCGACGACCAAGACCAACGACGCCGGCGGCTACTTCGACCTCGCGCCGAAGGACCTCGCCTCGGACGTCCGCCGCGACATCATCTACGGCCTCGAGGACATGGGCTTCGAGATCGAGGCCAGCCACCACGAAGTCGCCGAAGGGCAACACGAGATCAACTTCGAGTACGACGACGCGCTCGCGACCGCGGACAACGTCGCCACCTTCCGCACCGTCGTCCGCGCCATCGCGGCCCAGCACGACCTGCACGCGACGTTCATGCCCAAGCCGATCCCGAAGATCAACGGCTCGGGGATGCACACGCACTTCTCGCTGTTCGAGGACGGCGAGAACGCGTTCCACGACGAGGACGACGAGTTCAACCTCAGCGACGAGGCGCACTCGTTCCTCGCGGGTATCTTAGAGCACGCGCCGGCGATCACGGCGGTCGCCGACCCGACGGTCAACAGCTACAAGCGCCTGGTGCCGGGCTACGAGGCGCCGGTCTACGTCGCCTGGTCGGACCGCAACCGCTCGGCGCTGATCCGCAAGCCCGCGGCCCGCACGCCGGCGGCCTCGCGCATCGAGGCTCGCTTCCCCGACCCGTCCTGTAACCCGTACCTCGCCTTCGCGGCGCTCATCCACGCCGGTCTCGACGGCATCGAGAACGATCTCGACTGCCCCGACCCGGTCCGGGAGAACATCTACGAGTTCGACGAGCAGAAACGCGAAGAGTACGGCATCGAGACGCTCCCGTCGAACCTCGGTGAGGCCGTCGAGGCCTTAGAGGAGGACGAGGTCATCTACGACGCGCTCGGCGAGCACGTCGCGCCGAAGTTCGTCGAGGCCAAGAGCCAGGAGTTCGAGGAGTACCTCGTCGACGTCTCCCAGTGGGAGATCGACCGCTACCTCGAGACGTTCTGA
- a CDS encoding NAD-dependent epimerase/dehydratase family protein — protein MHLSNGQALVTGGAGFIGSHLTERLLADGTDVTIVDDLSNGDADRVPDGATFVDADLTEPGVLEGRLDDVDIVFHLAASKHVDTDRPHGQFDDNTRMTRNILEAMADAGVTEIAYTSSSTVYGEAPRPTPEDYAPLEPISAYGASKLADEGLLSARAHSHDLTVWNFRFANVVGPRLRGAVIPDFIEKLRDDPETLTILGDGRQEKSYLHVEDCLDAMLHVVEHADDAMNTYNLGTRTTTSVDRIAAIVADEMGLEPGFEYTGGERGWTGDVPKMRLSIEKLSALGWEPTRSSDEAVRRSTREILAELN, from the coding sequence ATGCACCTCTCGAACGGGCAGGCCCTCGTCACGGGCGGCGCCGGATTCATCGGTTCGCATCTGACTGAGCGGCTGCTGGCCGACGGCACTGACGTCACGATCGTCGACGATCTATCGAACGGCGACGCCGACCGCGTTCCCGACGGCGCGACGTTCGTCGACGCGGACCTGACCGAACCCGGCGTCCTCGAGGGCCGCCTCGACGACGTCGATATCGTCTTCCACCTCGCGGCGTCGAAACACGTCGACACGGACCGCCCGCACGGCCAGTTCGACGACAACACGCGGATGACGCGGAACATCCTCGAGGCGATGGCCGACGCCGGCGTGACGGAGATCGCCTACACCTCCTCGTCGACGGTCTACGGTGAGGCCCCGCGGCCGACGCCCGAGGACTACGCCCCTCTCGAGCCGATCAGCGCCTACGGGGCGAGCAAGCTCGCGGACGAGGGATTACTCTCCGCGCGGGCCCACAGCCACGATCTCACCGTCTGGAACTTCCGCTTCGCGAACGTCGTCGGCCCGCGCCTGCGCGGAGCCGTCATTCCGGATTTCATCGAAAAGCTGCGGGACGATCCCGAGACGCTGACGATTCTGGGCGACGGCCGGCAGGAGAAGTCCTACCTCCACGTCGAGGACTGCCTCGACGCGATGCTCCACGTCGTCGAGCACGCCGACGACGCGATGAACACCTACAACCTCGGGACGCGAACCACGACCTCGGTCGATCGAATCGCTGCCATCGTCGCCGACGAGATGGGGCTCGAGCCCGGCTTCGAGTACACCGGCGGTGAACGCGGCTGGACCGGCGACGTGCCGAAGATGCGCCTCTCGATCGAGAAGCTCTCGGCGCTGGGCTGGGAGCCGACGCGCTCGAGCGACGAGGCCGTTCGGCGGTCGACTCGGGAGATCCTCGCTGAGCTGAACTGA
- a CDS encoding lysylphosphatidylglycerol synthase transmembrane domain-containing protein, which translates to MNDGADGKGSDGVDDGPSPSTAGGAEDRGPFGVLTRRRLTIAGTILVAVGFLVALREVDVETVASEVSTADPALLVAAVVVYALSWPLRGRRYADVLGAIGHRSGTGFLTMAVFVSQTTNLVIPARAGDAVRAYAVNTHRDVPYTAGFASLAVERVFDLATIAALAGLATAWLALGGRAGPLEIVAEAGGARTALLAAATVSAATIGIGFVVVTSARADLGLGDWLRRRVGGRSRIDGLLESALRFAGNVQVVARRPRALATIGGGSLFVWSLDVLTAVLVLAALDSGLQTGTLLAVGTLAVSVGNLAKVLPLSQGGVGLYEAAFTALVVGLTPVGAGTALAAAIVDHALKNGVTLVGGAGAVAALGISLSDAAAESESADETGSFLGEPKR; encoded by the coding sequence ATGAACGACGGCGCCGACGGAAAGGGATCAGACGGCGTCGACGACGGTCCGTCGCCGTCAACTGCCGGCGGGGCCGAGGATCGAGGGCCGTTCGGCGTCCTGACGCGACGACGGCTGACGATCGCCGGAACGATACTCGTCGCCGTCGGCTTCCTCGTCGCCCTGCGGGAGGTCGACGTCGAAACCGTCGCGAGCGAGGTGTCGACCGCCGATCCCGCGCTGCTGGTCGCCGCGGTCGTCGTCTACGCTCTCTCGTGGCCGCTCCGCGGGCGTCGGTACGCGGACGTCCTCGGTGCGATCGGTCACCGAAGCGGAACGGGGTTTCTCACGATGGCGGTCTTCGTCAGTCAGACGACCAATCTCGTGATTCCCGCGCGGGCAGGTGACGCGGTACGCGCGTACGCTGTCAATACTCATCGAGACGTTCCATACACCGCCGGCTTCGCGTCGCTGGCCGTCGAACGGGTGTTCGATCTGGCGACGATCGCCGCGCTCGCCGGACTGGCGACCGCGTGGCTCGCACTCGGCGGACGGGCCGGACCGCTCGAGATCGTCGCGGAAGCCGGTGGCGCGCGGACGGCCCTGCTGGCCGCGGCGACGGTGAGCGCGGCGACGATCGGAATCGGGTTCGTCGTCGTCACCTCGGCCCGCGCGGATCTCGGACTGGGCGACTGGCTCCGCCGGCGCGTCGGGGGCCGGTCGCGAATCGACGGCCTCCTCGAGAGCGCGCTCCGCTTCGCGGGGAACGTACAGGTCGTCGCCCGCCGGCCTCGAGCGTTGGCAACCATCGGCGGCGGGAGTCTGTTCGTGTGGTCGCTGGACGTGCTGACCGCGGTGCTCGTCCTCGCGGCGCTGGACAGCGGCCTCCAGACCGGAACGCTGCTGGCGGTGGGGACGCTGGCGGTCAGCGTGGGCAATCTCGCGAAGGTCCTCCCGCTCTCGCAGGGCGGCGTCGGCCTCTACGAGGCAGCCTTCACGGCGCTCGTCGTGGGACTGACACCCGTCGGTGCGGGGACGGCGCTGGCGGCCGCGATCGTCGACCACGCGCTGAAAAACGGCGTGACGCTGGTCGGCGGTGCCGGCGCGGTCGCGGCGCTGGGAATCTCGCTTTCGGACGCGGCGGCCGAGTCGGAATCGGCCGACGAAACCGGCAGTTTTTTAGGCGAGCCTAAAAGATAG
- a CDS encoding metallophosphoesterase, translating to MLVLGDAHASEPDRRETLLELYRTVDPDRVLQLGDLEHYDLPAPTWFVAGNNEDFDVIEALRAGESPPEANGVHLLASTAATVDGLRVAGLSGNYAPTRYDRSRDELEDDRRRHFTREDVERAAELDDIDVLLTHEAPHGLLSYGYDPGCEHVDRLLETLSPSLCLVGHHHRHRETELDGVDVVSLAPAWERYYTLEAESNGLRLEGHDHDFGPDASG from the coding sequence ATGCTCGTTCTCGGCGACGCCCACGCGTCCGAACCGGACCGACGCGAGACCCTTCTCGAACTGTATCGCACCGTCGATCCAGATCGCGTGCTACAGCTCGGCGATCTCGAGCACTACGATCTCCCGGCGCCGACGTGGTTCGTCGCGGGCAACAACGAGGACTTCGACGTCATCGAGGCGCTGCGCGCCGGCGAGAGCCCTCCCGAGGCGAACGGCGTCCACCTGCTCGCGAGCACCGCCGCGACCGTCGACGGGCTGCGCGTGGCCGGCCTCTCGGGCAACTACGCGCCGACGAGGTACGACCGCTCGCGCGACGAACTCGAGGACGACCGTCGACGACACTTCACTCGCGAAGACGTCGAGCGAGCGGCCGAGCTAGACGACATCGACGTCCTCCTCACCCACGAGGCTCCGCACGGCCTGCTGTCCTACGGCTACGATCCCGGCTGCGAGCACGTCGACCGCCTGCTCGAGACCCTCTCGCCGTCGCTCTGTCTGGTCGGCCACCACCACCGCCACCGCGAGACCGAACTCGACGGCGTCGACGTGGTGAGCCTCGCGCCCGCCTGGGAGCGATACTACACGCTCGAGGCCGAGTCGAATGGGCTCCGACTCGAGGGCCACGACCACGATTTCGGCCCCGACGCGTCCGGCTGA
- a CDS encoding extracellular solute-binding protein → MTGNNDFTGRRAFLAGSAALGVGSMAGCLGLIGSEEDQANPFGQFGSGREGRPEPGGTSVEDLPDLEGELSIYSGRNEFLVGPIVEGLQDYYSDLTLDVRYESSSNLVNAINEEGPATRPDIFYTVDATGLSSLASDGLTHGLSSDVLDMVGSDFRTDDWVGISGRARTVPYNTDAYSEDELPDSIDAYTDFDGDLGWAPGYGSCQSFVAAMVELEGEDATREWLEGIVDAGIRSYSNEHLVCEAINNGEIDAGFTNHYYIQRIIDGDSDPSISSTFTAGDAGAVFNVAGAAVLDSADDAELAENFVRHLLSAEAQEFFAVDTFEYPMIDGVEPFGGLPSLDELNVPDIDLSELSNIEETVDLMRSVDGISW, encoded by the coding sequence ATGACGGGGAATAACGATTTCACGGGCCGACGGGCGTTTCTCGCCGGTTCGGCTGCGCTCGGTGTAGGTAGCATGGCCGGCTGTCTCGGTCTGATCGGGAGCGAGGAGGACCAGGCGAATCCCTTCGGTCAGTTCGGTTCCGGTCGCGAGGGTCGCCCCGAACCGGGCGGCACGTCCGTCGAGGACCTGCCCGACCTCGAGGGCGAACTCTCGATCTACTCCGGTCGGAACGAGTTCCTCGTCGGTCCGATCGTCGAGGGCCTCCAGGACTACTACAGCGACCTGACGCTGGACGTTCGCTACGAGAGCTCCTCGAACCTCGTCAACGCGATCAACGAGGAGGGGCCGGCGACCCGACCCGACATCTTCTACACGGTCGACGCCACCGGACTCAGCTCGCTCGCGAGCGACGGACTGACTCACGGCCTCTCGAGCGACGTGCTCGACATGGTCGGCTCGGATTTCCGGACCGACGACTGGGTCGGTATCTCCGGCCGCGCGCGGACCGTTCCGTACAACACCGACGCCTACTCGGAGGACGAATTGCCCGACAGCATCGACGCCTACACCGACTTCGACGGCGACCTCGGCTGGGCGCCGGGCTACGGCTCCTGTCAGTCCTTCGTCGCCGCGATGGTCGAACTCGAGGGCGAAGACGCCACCCGCGAGTGGCTCGAGGGAATCGTCGACGCGGGGATCCGCAGCTACTCCAACGAACACCTGGTCTGTGAGGCCATCAATAACGGCGAGATCGACGCCGGCTTCACGAACCACTACTACATCCAGCGGATCATCGACGGCGACAGCGATCCGTCGATCAGTTCGACGTTCACTGCGGGCGACGCGGGCGCCGTCTTCAACGTCGCCGGCGCGGCCGTCCTCGACTCCGCCGACGACGCGGAACTGGCCGAGAACTTCGTCCGTCACCTGCTCTCGGCCGAGGCCCAGGAGTTCTTCGCCGTCGATACGTTCGAGTATCCGATGATCGACGGCGTCGAACCGTTCGGCGGCCTGCCGTCGCTCGACGAACTGAACGTTCCGGATATCGATCTGTCGGAACTCTCGAACATCGAGGAGACCGTCGATCTGATGCGCAGCGTCGACGGCATCTCCTGGTAA